The genome window ctctctcttacattTTGCAGATATATTTGTTGGGATCTCTTATACTTTTTAATATTGCCTGAACATATCAATCAAATTATGCACTGAGAATAAGATAATTGATTGCCTGTTCAGATGCAATGTAACACTTTGGTCTGCTCTCTCATAAAATTTACACAGGTTTTTCTCATCGCAAAAGATTTTGGACCTCGGCCAGCATATACATTTGCTCTTCTACACCCCGAGAGGGTCTTGGGAGTTGTGACAATGGGAGTGCCGTACATGCCGCCAGGCCCTCGTGCATTCGAGAAACTcctccctgaaggtttctacATTTCAAGATGGCAGGTGTTGTGTGCATTTAGTTGGTCTTGGTTATCTGTTCAGTATCTGCACACGCACGACTTGCTTGAGAGTTTGCAAATAACTGTTACCTCTATTGTAGGAGCCTGGCAGGGCAGAGGCTGATTTTGGGCGACTTGATGCGAAAACAGTTGTCCGGAATGTTTACATCCTGTTCTCCAGAAGTGAAATACCAATAGCTGCAGAAAACCAGGAGATCATGGACTTGGTGGATCCATCTACCCCTCTTCCCCCTTGGTTCACGGAGGAAGATCTTGCAGCATATGGAGCTTTGTATGAGAAATCGGGCTTTGAAACTGCACTGCAAGTTCCATATAGGTAATGCAATTGATCATAGATTCACTTATGAGTGACCAAAGGGATCTTTAAAGTAGTTTATTTATGCTAATTTGACTGAGTTGTAAGTACATACTTGTTATTGACAGGGCACTTAGAGAAGACCCCGGCATAACAGATCCAATTGTTAAAGCTCCGGCGCTTTTCATAATGGGAGGCAAGGATTATGTGAACAAGTTTCCCGGGATGGAGGATTATATAAACAGTGGAAAGGTGAAACAATTCGTCCCCAAGTTGGAGATTGTATTTCTGCCTGAAGGAACGCATTTCGTGCAAGAACAATCACCAGAAGAGGTTAATCAGCTGATCATCACCTTCCTTGGAAAGCACATTTGATTGGCAAAGAAGAAGTATTATCCATGGCTTTAAAGAGGTCTATGTGAAACCTTGGGAAAATGATGCAATTGGGTGTAGAATcttatacataaaataaactttGGAATTTGTTGTGGCATGTAACGTTTGAATGTTTGTCAAATACTTACAATAATGCAAATGCCATGATACTCATTGTTCCAGTTTTCTGTTGTTGGGTGATCACTCTTGTGTGAGAAAAAGAGCCTATAATTTGCTTGCGAAAAATATTTAGATTGGCCCATGAGAGAATTCCCGTCTTTTAAGAAAATGCTAATCACATGGACTATGGACGAAAGTTAGACATTTTCATTAAGCGATCATATTCGTATACAAGTATGTCTCTTGCCTGCTCTAGTATGGTGAAAAACTAGAAAGatacaaaagaacaaaagcatAAAGGAGGGgccaaaaagaagaacaaatacAAGCAAACAAGCAAACAAGCCTACGTCAGTTCGATAGTTTGCGGCTGAAATCGTAGCTTTATGAGTGTCGTGGCGTTGGGTAAACAACAATCTATCTGAAAGGAAAGCCAAATCTGTACAGGATTTCCATTTCCGAAGCTCCTCCCGTGGGTGTACAAAATTTTGATATGTTAACCTCATGCTTCCTCTATATCAATCAAGGGTGTTTGATCAGTAAGATGTCTATTACTCTGATCTGATGATCAAGTTCAATGCTTCAAGTATTCTCACTTCTCTCACCTTGGTTCAGAACTTCATCCTCAGGCTTTGATGTCAACTTCAAACTGCCTGCACAGAAAGTTAAGAGGTTTGATACATAAGGTACCATCAAAAGGTAGAGTAATTCAATCTTTTTCTGTCTGCCATTAAAATGATGCAAGTGCAAAAAAATCTGTCTACCATAATTCAGCAAAAAAGCATGTGGCCGAAGCACAAAACTAGAAAAACTGGTGACAGAACCGACAAATTTTCAGCGCAACAACAAATGAACTAACAACCTTAGAAGGAATCAAGATGGTACCTCTCCCAGCTCTAGTCTTGTGCCCATGTCTCTCAAAGCGTGTTGCTTCTTCTAGCTTTTTTCAAGGCTCACAAATGTGCACAGGCGAATCACCTTGCCCGCGTAAAAAACATTCTTTGCTGGGTGCAGCTGTTGCAAAACAAGCCCCCACACCTCCGGCAATGATGCTGAAATTCCACATTGCATATAATCAAGAATCAGAAAAAGACCCAGAGAATAGAAAGAAATATCACATTCAATCCTAGAATAACCTGCAAATAAGCTCAAGTTGGATGGATAACAAACCCTTTATATAATTAGAACCTATTTCTTTGCACAACACAAACTATAAATCCCCAATAAATTCTTAAACTAAATAAGCATGGGCCTGTACAAAATAAACAATCTACGGTTTCCACAAGGTTCAAAATGGAAAGCCACGAAGCGCAGTATTGAAATCACGGTTGAGTTcacatataaaattaaaaaagcaGAGATTTTGAGGCATGGGtaatgaagaaacaaaagaacttGTCAAGAACTCATAGATGGGTCATTGGATCGGAGATGGAGGGAAGGAGAAAAAATGAACCTGGCGATTGATGAAGGTGAACTGAGAAGTACATTGCGTCAACCACCCAAGTATTCCCTCTCAAGGATGGCTTTGCACGCAACCCAATCTTCTCCAATATCTTTTTGCTTTGCTTCACCGaatcaatcaaatcaaatccaagCCAAAAgctttatataaaaaaataaagaataaaacgAATTTCTcttatttgcatatttatttttcccctTCGGATCTTATGCTTTCGTACttcaaaaaattcataattcgATGGGTTTGATGCATCCAGAAGAAGGGAAGGAAAGCCGGAAAGGGAAAGAAAGTTGTGACTTTTATCTATGTGATTGATGACGACGACGAAttcattttgggtttgggttagAAGACGCATCAAAACACCGTCGTTCGACTGTTTGATGCCGTCGACAAACCAACGACTAGTTCGGTGGGAGTCGGACAAGTTTAAGTTTCCAACGATATGGAcggaaattttttattttttattttttattttttttagaaggGCCCGCCTAGGCGGCCGCCTAGCACCTAGGCCGATTTTTCGAAATTTAACCATACAACGTCGGCAGGAGGGTCAGTGCAGGTACATAATAACGCCAGGCCCTAATCTTACAGGTCTAAGTGGGCCTTCACTTGGGGTCCTTTTTAAACTTGTTTTAGCTAGATTTTGTTGGATCCTTAATTTGGGCTGTTCTGTAATTCTGAggaaccaaaaccaaaaccaaaacttagataaaaacaaattagaaaatgacaagCGGCTagtttgggttttttctttataaatagGCTATATATGGATATCTGTATAATATGTCACGCTAAAATAGACTCATTTGTAAAaacctatttttctttttgtcaaattcaattttttggtttagACTTTAGAATTGATGATGGTGTAGCATCCTATATTCTTAAGACTTAGAAGCACAAATGAAATGCGAAAACCCAATAATGGCCTGCCCTAATGTTTTTGTAAATTAGTAGGGTGAAAACGGCAATGCCATTGCCATCATGTTCATGTCATACGCATTATTCCACATTTTCTGATTCTAATTGATCGCTGTTTGAGTTTAAGACCCTCTAGTTAGTTGCTTGTGGAAAAATATTTCGCTCATGATATGCTAATGCTGATTGTGGAGGAGGTTCTGAAGTTGGCAATAAAAATGTTGCGTCCACACCACATTGATCAGAAACCATGAAAGAAACACTGGAAGAAATGCTGACATTTAAAAAAGAGTAGAAGACTTACAAAAATTGCTAATCACACACATGGACAACCGACGAAAGTAAGACATTTTCATTAAGCTATCATATTTCGTAT of Prunus dulcis chromosome 4, ALMONDv2, whole genome shotgun sequence contains these proteins:
- the LOC117623992 gene encoding bifunctional epoxide hydrolase 2-like isoform X1: MEEIQHKYITVQGLKLHVADIGTGSNVVVFLHGFPEIWYSWRHQMIALAHAGFRSIAPDYRGYGLSDSPPQPDKTSYRDLVSDLLGILDSLAIPKFTQVFLIAKDFGPRPAYTFALLHPERVLGVVTMGVPYMPPGPRAFEKLLPEGFYISRWQEPGRAEADFGRLDAKTVVRNVYILFSRSEIPIAAENQEIMDLVDPSTPLPPWFTEEDLAAYGALYEKSGFETALQVPYRALREDPGITDPIVKAPALFIMGGKDYVNKFPGMEDYINSGKVKQFVPKLEIVFLPEGTHFVQEQSPEEVNQLIITFLGKHI
- the LOC117623992 gene encoding bifunctional epoxide hydrolase 2-like isoform X2 produces the protein MEEIQHKYITVQGLKLHVADIGTGSNVVVFLHGFPEIWYSWRHQMIALAHAGFRSIAPDYRGYGLSDSPPQPDKTSYRDLVSDLLGILDSLAIPKVFLIAKDFGPRPAYTFALLHPERVLGVVTMGVPYMPPGPRAFEKLLPEGFYISRWQEPGRAEADFGRLDAKTVVRNVYILFSRSEIPIAAENQEIMDLVDPSTPLPPWFTEEDLAAYGALYEKSGFETALQVPYRALREDPGITDPIVKAPALFIMGGKDYVNKFPGMEDYINSGKVKQFVPKLEIVFLPEGTHFVQEQSPEEVNQLIITFLGKHI